The DNA region TTTGGATTGGGACTGACCAAGGAGTTTATAAATATGATGGAAAAGTTTTTAGAAATTATAATCAAAAAGATGGATTGAACCATATTGATATAAGTAGAAAAGGAATCCTTGTTGACAAATCTGGTTCTATTTGGGTCGGAACACATGGCGGCGTTTATCAATATGACCCTTCTGCCGATAGCAAAGGCAATAAAAGTTTTTCATTATTTCAACAACTACCGTCTATCAATAATGCTGGCATCATGGAAGACAAAACTGGCAACATTTGGTTTGCGTCCTCTAACAATGGTGTTTTTCGATATGATGGCAAAACGATAATCAATATCGCTGAAAAGGAAGAATTAGGGGAAAACTATGCAGGAGGCATAGCACAAGATAATGCTGGAAATATGTGGTTTACTATGAAAAAAGGCATTTGTAAATATGATGGGAAAACTTTTACAGAATACACTGCAAAAGATGGATTAGGTGGAACAGAAATATGGGGTATAATTATCGAAAAGTCGGGTATAATTTGGGTTACTGCAAGAGGCAGTACTACTAGATTTGACCCTTCGATTCCCTTAGCTAATCCAAATGCGTTTAAAGTGTTTACATCTGCAGATGGTTTTACTTGTTGTGTTCAAAGTATGTTTCAAGACCAATCGGGTCAAATGTGGTGGGGTACTGGACAAGGACTCTACCGGTTTGATGGTAAACGCTTTTATCAAGTAAAACAAAATGGACCTTGGTAGGATTAATAAAAATAGATAACTCAATTGATTTGAAATAAAGTATACAAAAAAGTACAAACACTCAACATCGTATTGGTAATAATGGGGCAGCTAGTTGCAAACTGAACATTTGTATTTCTATTAAGTATATGTGGAAATTTTAGGCTGACATTTTTCAAATACCTCATCATCGCCAATTGGTAACCGTGTTAGCGGTCAAGCTAAAACAACGAAAACAAATAAATTGACATAAATGACAATAAGAGAAGCTAAAATAAACGACATAAAGCAAATTCAAATCATTAGAAATTCTGTAAAAGAAAACACATTGTCAAATCCAAATATAGTTACGGACAAAGATTATGAAGAATTTATTACTTTAAGAGGTAAAGGTTGGGTCTGTGAAATTGACAATAAAATTGTTGGTTTTGCTATAGCCGACCTCAAAGAGAATAATATTTGGGCTTTATTTATAGACCCGTTATTTGAAAAAATAGGTATTGGCCAAAAATTACACAACATTATGCTGGACTGGTATTTCGCACAGACTAATACAACAGTATGGTTAGGAACTGCATTTAATACAAGAGCTGAACAATTTTACAGAAAGGCGGGATGGAAAGAGGTTGGCAATCATGGGACAAAAGAAATCAAATTTGAAATGACATGTAACGACTGGACAAAAGTCAGAATTGCTAACATCAAATAAAATTAAAAGGATGAACTCGGCATGCCTCGGCGCGACATTAAGGATCACTGAAGTGCGCTTTATTTTGTACCTTGCTAATAAACATTTATCTTTAAATAAACTTTTGTGGGTATAGGCATAGGAAGCTTCGAAAGGACGCCAAGGTCTATTTATAAAACGTTTGCAGTAAATAATGGAATAACAAATGAAAAATATTCGAACCGAAATTTTAATTAACAGAGACATTACTAATGTATGGGATGTTTTGATGAATTTTGAAAGCTACCCTAAATGGAATCCATTTATCAGATCAATAAGTGGAGAACCAAAATTAGGCAACAGGTTGATTGTAATTATAAACCCTCCAGGCGGAAAAGGAATGACTTTTAAACCCAAAATTTTGACTCTTGAACCGAATAAGGAATTTAGATGGAAAGGTAAACTTGGTATCAATGGCATTTTTGACGGAGAACATTATTTCATTTTGGAATACCTGGATAAAAACAAAACTAAATTCATACACGGTGAAAAATTCAGTGGGATTTTAGTTTATTTTGCAGGAAAAATGCTGGATAAAACCGAAAAAGGATTTCAGATTATGAATGAATCGATAAAAAATGAATGTGAAATAAAATAACTACTGCTTACAAAGTGCAAGCTCCATGATTGCCGTCAGTGCTTACATCAAATTGTCTGAAATAGATGAAAAATCCCGAAGTTAGAATCAATAAATATTAAACTAATAATTAAATAAAAATGAAATCTATAACATTAAAATCAACTGGTGAAACAATCACCTTTGTAAAGACAGGTAAAGACACAGAAGGTGCTTTTACAGAAATTATCTGCACCATACCAGCTGGACAAGAGGGTCCACCGCCACATATTCATCCTTTGCAGGATGAAATATTTGAAGTTATTGAAGGTAAACTTGAACTTATGGCTAAAGGCAAGAAAATTGTTCTTGAAGTAGGACAAAGTTTTAATGTTACATCAAAGATGGCACACAGTTTTTCAAATCCGTTTGACAGAGAGGCAAAGTTTAGAGCGACATACAAACCTGCACTTGACATTGACTATATGTTAGTACAAGGGTTTGATTCATTAAA from Saprospiraceae bacterium includes:
- a CDS encoding SRPBCC domain-containing protein, translating into MKNIRTEILINRDITNVWDVLMNFESYPKWNPFIRSISGEPKLGNRLIVIINPPGGKGMTFKPKILTLEPNKEFRWKGKLGINGIFDGEHYFILEYLDKNKTKFIHGEKFSGILVYFAGKMLDKTEKGFQIMNESIKNECEIK
- a CDS encoding regulator, with amino-acid sequence MTLNKLLLLCFLTIFICCNGQEKASKVKEHNTSKPSPKVIRNFKAIGMTPDFDTTLVSQYIRSIFQDSKGNLWFGTFEGIVRYDVKTLTYFSYPEGLISQSVFAINEDKNGNLWIGTDQGVYKYDGKVFRNYNQKDGLNHIDISRKGILVDKSGSIWVGTHGGVYQYDPSADSKGNKSFSLFQQLPSINNAGIMEDKTGNIWFASSNNGVFRYDGKTIINIAEKEELGENYAGGIAQDNAGNMWFTMKKGICKYDGKTFTEYTAKDGLGGTEIWGIIIEKSGIIWVTARGSTTRFDPSIPLANPNAFKVFTSADGFTCCVQSMFQDQSGQMWWGTGQGLYRFDGKRFYQVKQNGPW
- a CDS encoding GNAT family N-acetyltransferase, encoding MTIREAKINDIKQIQIIRNSVKENTLSNPNIVTDKDYEEFITLRGKGWVCEIDNKIVGFAIADLKENNIWALFIDPLFEKIGIGQKLHNIMLDWYFAQTNTTVWLGTAFNTRAEQFYRKAGWKEVGNHGTKEIKFEMTCNDWTKVRIANIK
- a CDS encoding cupin domain-containing protein; the protein is MKSITLKSTGETITFVKTGKDTEGAFTEIICTIPAGQEGPPPHIHPLQDEIFEVIEGKLELMAKGKKIVLEVGQSFNVTSKMAHSFSNPFDREAKFRATYKPALDIDYMLVQGFDSLNSQSNPNKPSLQMIVDFDFILKQIHGQYKFAGAPGIIFTIFAAIGRLFTKPKVKSLKDHIASF